In Exiguobacterium sibiricum 7-3, a genomic segment contains:
- a CDS encoding VOC family protein, whose product MNINPNITLGPVSLRITNLEQSIAFYRDALGLNVLKQDEQTATLGAKTTPLVILEQHSTAKQLPKNSVAGLYHFAILLPNRKELGFVIRNLIAQGIELGQGDHLVSEAFYLSDPDGNGIEIYADRPRDTWTYEANGDVKMTTDPVDWQSMLVEAGEEDWYGMPVDTVMGHVHFHVKSLEAARKFYVETLGFDVAADASRMRALFLAAGGYHHHIGTNVWSGVDAPKTPADAVGLKYWTLIYPDAASRETAVAALEQSPYEVNRQEDAVYVTDDAGITARLLSKG is encoded by the coding sequence ATGAACATCAATCCAAACATTACACTCGGACCGGTCAGCTTACGGATTACCAATCTGGAACAATCGATTGCGTTTTACCGGGATGCACTGGGATTAAACGTTTTAAAACAAGACGAACAGACGGCAACACTCGGCGCGAAGACGACACCGCTCGTCATTCTGGAGCAACACAGTACGGCAAAACAACTCCCGAAAAATTCAGTGGCGGGTCTGTATCATTTCGCGATTTTATTACCGAACCGGAAAGAACTCGGATTCGTCATTCGTAACTTGATTGCCCAAGGAATTGAACTCGGGCAAGGGGATCATCTCGTCAGCGAAGCGTTTTATTTATCAGATCCGGACGGAAACGGGATTGAGATTTATGCCGATCGTCCGCGTGATACCTGGACGTATGAAGCAAACGGTGACGTCAAAATGACGACGGATCCGGTTGACTGGCAAAGTATGCTCGTCGAGGCGGGTGAGGAAGACTGGTACGGCATGCCGGTAGATACGGTCATGGGACATGTTCATTTTCATGTGAAGTCACTTGAAGCAGCGCGGAAGTTTTATGTGGAGACACTCGGGTTTGATGTCGCGGCGGACGCTTCCCGGATGCGGGCATTGTTCCTTGCTGCCGGCGGCTACCACCACCATATCGGAACGAACGTCTGGTCAGGGGTTGATGCACCGAAAACACCGGCTGATGCAGTTGGCTTAAAATACTGGACGTTAATTTATCCGGACGCGGCTTCGCGTGAAACGGCAGTCGCAGCACTCGAACAATCTCCTTACGAAGTCAACCGGCAAGAGGATGCAGTCTACGTCACGGATGATGCCGGCATTACCGCCCGTTTACTCTCTAAAGGATAA
- a CDS encoding FixH family protein, translated as MRKSIKGILLSGLIVTSSGLAGCAVTSDAAEHYAVTAPLSVKFEIPKVLNADQKKQYRFGATLWQDQKAVKQAEYVHFEIWKADGTLRYSMEPADETKPGMYSIKKTLPKNGLYYIKVHASSNGAMIMPTRQFIVGQLSANDLKILQGGAKPAGGSSGHHH; from the coding sequence ATGCGTAAATCAATCAAAGGCATTTTACTAAGTGGGCTGATTGTGACAAGTAGCGGTCTTGCAGGGTGTGCGGTTACATCGGACGCGGCAGAGCACTATGCGGTCACCGCGCCCTTATCTGTAAAGTTTGAGATTCCGAAAGTACTGAACGCCGACCAGAAGAAACAGTACCGCTTCGGAGCGACGCTCTGGCAGGATCAAAAAGCAGTGAAACAAGCAGAGTATGTTCATTTTGAAATCTGGAAAGCAGATGGAACACTTCGGTACAGTATGGAACCGGCAGATGAAACGAAACCGGGTATGTATTCGATTAAAAAGACATTACCGAAAAATGGTTTGTATTACATCAAGGTTCACGCAAGCAGTAACGGTGCGATGATTATGCCGACGCGACAATTCATTGTCGGTCAACTGTCCGCCAACGATTTAAAAATCTTACAGGGCGGTGCCAAACCTGCCGGTGGAAGCAGTGGGCATCATCATTAA
- a CDS encoding DedA family protein, whose product MVDVMALVRLAGGIMFTPLSDDVLMMGYAALRVREGIHPVLIWLAAWPVFFIAFAWFYLLARFFREIPFVKRLMKSKFMEQAESILERRGLWAIGLSFFLPGVRHPIHYVAGLLDYPLPRYLVMTFVAAGLYTGLWTFLIVRIGEVVTWSELGVWLSGHPGMVLVIMAALLTIIISGVVHAKRRNRLKKEEEFVTE is encoded by the coding sequence ATGGTAGATGTTATGGCATTGGTCCGATTAGCCGGCGGGATTATGTTTACGCCGCTGTCAGATGACGTCCTGATGATGGGATATGCTGCGTTACGAGTCCGGGAAGGAATTCATCCGGTTTTGATTTGGTTAGCCGCATGGCCTGTCTTTTTTATTGCCTTTGCCTGGTTCTATCTGTTGGCACGCTTTTTCCGTGAAATTCCATTCGTCAAACGGTTGATGAAATCAAAATTCATGGAGCAGGCCGAATCGATTTTAGAGCGCCGTGGTTTATGGGCCATCGGGTTGTCGTTTTTCTTACCGGGTGTCCGGCACCCGATTCATTACGTAGCCGGGTTACTTGATTATCCGTTACCGCGGTATTTAGTAATGACATTCGTTGCGGCAGGGCTGTACACCGGATTATGGACGTTCTTGATTGTCCGAATCGGTGAAGTCGTCACATGGTCCGAACTCGGAGTATGGTTAAGTGGACATCCAGGTATGGTACTTGTAATTATGGCAGCGTTATTGACAATTATTATTTCAGGTGTCGTGCACGCAAAACGGCGAAATCGTCTAAAAAAAGAAGAAGAATTCGTCACGGAATAA
- a CDS encoding PepSY-associated TM helix domain-containing protein translates to MNQLETRGTEQKAENRSASSFYRTVWRWHFYAGLIFAPFLVMLAVTGSIYLFKPQIENVLYQKYYEVTPQDDRISATAQINAVKANYPDASITKYRPGETDARSSEVKIATAEASSTVFINPYTGKIIGELSDDDRIMNKIEEIHGELMAGTIGDRIVELVACWAIVLIVTGLFLWFPRKKSTGWSGVLIPRLRQGKKIFRRDLHAVPAFWITAGMLFLILTGLPWSGFWGTSFQSVATNQGLGYPPSIWGGEAPVSAVQTKDVAEVPWAAETLDVPKSNVEGLVPASIDDIVSIAKQQGMDPSYAISIPNDPAGVYTLSAYPAKAENEATIHLDQYSGAVLADYRFDNYGLVGKVVALGITLHKGTEFGLINQLISLAICLGIILVAVSGFYLWFKRKPGKGMGAPKGPPAKSIKWFILVLILLGILFPLVGLSLIIVWLADFLIIRRIPAVRRFLNA, encoded by the coding sequence ATGAATCAACTCGAGACGAGGGGAACAGAACAGAAAGCGGAGAATCGTTCCGCATCATCATTTTACCGGACGGTTTGGCGCTGGCATTTTTATGCCGGACTGATTTTTGCACCATTTCTCGTCATGCTTGCCGTGACGGGATCAATTTACTTATTCAAACCACAAATCGAGAATGTTTTATATCAGAAGTATTATGAAGTGACACCGCAAGACGACCGGATTTCAGCAACGGCACAAATCAATGCTGTCAAAGCAAACTATCCGGATGCAAGTATTACGAAGTACCGTCCCGGAGAAACCGATGCGCGGTCGAGTGAAGTGAAGATTGCGACGGCAGAGGCCTCATCGACTGTCTTCATCAATCCGTATACCGGAAAAATCATCGGGGAACTGTCGGATGACGATCGAATCATGAATAAAATCGAAGAGATTCACGGCGAACTGATGGCCGGGACGATTGGCGACCGGATCGTCGAACTCGTTGCCTGTTGGGCAATCGTTTTGATCGTAACCGGGTTATTTTTATGGTTCCCGCGCAAAAAATCGACCGGCTGGTCCGGTGTCTTGATTCCACGACTGCGTCAAGGGAAAAAGATCTTCCGTCGTGATTTGCATGCCGTACCGGCATTTTGGATTACAGCCGGAATGTTATTCCTGATTTTGACGGGCTTACCGTGGTCCGGTTTTTGGGGAACAAGTTTTCAATCTGTCGCTACAAACCAAGGACTCGGTTATCCGCCATCCATCTGGGGAGGCGAGGCACCGGTATCAGCTGTTCAAACAAAAGATGTGGCGGAAGTTCCTTGGGCGGCCGAGACGCTCGACGTGCCGAAATCAAACGTCGAAGGGCTGGTGCCGGCGTCGATTGACGACATCGTGTCGATTGCGAAACAACAAGGGATGGATCCGAGTTATGCGATCAGTATTCCAAACGATCCGGCAGGCGTCTACACACTGTCGGCGTATCCTGCGAAAGCAGAAAATGAAGCCACAATCCATCTCGATCAATATTCCGGAGCCGTCTTGGCAGATTATCGTTTTGATAACTATGGTCTTGTCGGTAAAGTCGTTGCGCTCGGGATTACCTTGCACAAAGGAACGGAATTTGGTTTGATCAATCAATTGATCAGTTTAGCGATTTGTCTTGGAATCATCTTAGTCGCCGTCAGCGGCTTTTATCTGTGGTTCAAACGAAAACCGGGCAAAGGGATGGGCGCACCGAAAGGACCGCCGGCGAAATCGATTAAGTGGTTTATCCTCGTGTTGATTCTGCTAGGGATTTTGTTCCCGCTCGTCGGTCTGTCGTTGATCATCGTTTGGTTGGCCGATTTCTTGATCATTCGACGGATTCCGGCCGTCAGGAGGTTTTTAAATGCGTAA
- a CDS encoding copper amine oxidase produces MKNTKKFAATAMAAALVLPGTAAFASGGGDDMKHEDGAKNVTVKTKAADLRATLDQLLSEHFVLAVMDMKKQYDGSKDAQYYEAALKQNALDMTPAIASVYGDEGAKQFEKIFVDHNKYTTDLVKAVKADDQDGINASKAETEEFVQDLSSFLDTATEGKLPKAAAEEVLRAHEADVYKTFQQYAAGDYEGSYNTFREGYSRMYDISKALSVAITTQMPEKFDNTKADTKAADLRSTLNSLAAEHVALANISMTAGVDQAKDYDAANWAEDMHTADFKAAMKSVYGQAGADQFEQVWTKNHIEAQANLVTAAINDDKKLMGDAQDMLKMFSNDFGAFLGAATEENLPTKAAQEAVSGHETYVQDTFMQYVEGDYKGSADTFRESYAYMYGVGENLGEAIVKQSPEKFMDGTPGSMPNTGNGGMSDSNTAGTTGAIALFGLALGAAGIVLARKRQNA; encoded by the coding sequence ATGAAAAACACGAAAAAATTCGCAGCAACAGCAATGGCAGCAGCACTCGTATTACCAGGAACAGCAGCATTCGCTTCTGGTGGCGGAGATGACATGAAACATGAGGACGGCGCGAAAAACGTCACGGTCAAAACAAAAGCCGCTGACCTTCGTGCAACACTTGATCAGTTACTCTCTGAGCACTTCGTGCTTGCCGTCATGGACATGAAAAAACAATATGACGGATCAAAAGATGCCCAGTATTATGAAGCAGCACTTAAACAGAACGCACTCGACATGACACCGGCGATCGCTTCTGTCTACGGCGACGAAGGCGCAAAACAATTCGAAAAAATCTTCGTTGACCACAACAAATACACAACCGATCTCGTCAAAGCCGTGAAAGCGGACGACCAAGACGGCATCAACGCGTCAAAAGCGGAAACAGAAGAGTTCGTCCAGGACCTCTCGAGCTTCCTTGATACAGCAACAGAAGGTAAACTGCCGAAGGCAGCAGCGGAAGAAGTTCTCCGTGCCCACGAAGCAGACGTCTATAAAACATTCCAACAATATGCAGCTGGTGACTACGAAGGATCGTACAACACGTTCCGCGAAGGATACAGCCGCATGTATGATATCTCGAAAGCACTCTCAGTCGCGATCACAACACAGATGCCTGAGAAGTTCGACAACACGAAAGCCGATACAAAAGCAGCTGACCTCCGGTCAACACTCAACAGCCTCGCAGCTGAGCACGTCGCACTGGCCAACATCAGCATGACGGCAGGCGTCGATCAAGCGAAAGACTACGATGCAGCGAACTGGGCAGAAGACATGCACACAGCTGACTTCAAAGCGGCAATGAAATCCGTTTACGGTCAAGCGGGCGCGGATCAGTTCGAGCAAGTCTGGACAAAAAACCACATCGAAGCGCAAGCAAACCTCGTCACAGCAGCGATCAACGACGACAAGAAATTGATGGGCGACGCACAAGACATGCTCAAAATGTTCTCTAATGACTTCGGTGCGTTCCTTGGCGCAGCAACAGAAGAAAACCTTCCGACAAAAGCGGCACAAGAAGCGGTCTCTGGTCACGAGACATACGTCCAAGATACGTTCATGCAGTACGTCGAAGGCGACTACAAAGGATCAGCTGATACATTCCGTGAGTCGTATGCTTACATGTACGGCGTCGGTGAAAACCTCGGTGAAGCGATCGTCAAACAATCACCTGAGAAATTCATGGATGGTACACCAGGTTCAATGCCGAATACAGGTAACGGCGGCATGAGCGACAGCAATACAGCTGGAACGACTGGTGCGATCGCACTCTTCGGTCTCGCACTCGGTGCAGCTGGAATCGTCCTCGCACGCAAACGTCAAAACGCATAA
- a CDS encoding NUDIX domain-containing protein — protein sequence MLHRRKTYTIRPERLQEFTEFFHTYLYPLQISHGARLVGRWVNEAEDEVIAIWEYRDREHYEQVDRDVRGSTLRREAMKKRARLGKNLYIKSTEDFLTATGVYAPPRAIVSVTAYITNEAGEVLLVRNLHRGDTYEMPGGQVENHESILDAIHREVKEETGADVTIEGITGIYQNVSSHVLCVAFRGTYTGGELRPQEGETAEVGFFDLNRENIETYIKREHFQLRTLDAMDPHYFPHALYKVRPYELISRYDGNAPSALSGQN from the coding sequence ATGTTACATCGCCGGAAGACCTATACGATCCGCCCGGAACGACTGCAGGAATTTACCGAGTTCTTTCACACGTATCTCTACCCTTTACAAATCAGCCACGGCGCCCGTCTTGTCGGTCGCTGGGTGAATGAAGCAGAAGATGAAGTCATCGCCATCTGGGAATATCGTGATCGCGAACATTACGAACAAGTCGACCGGGACGTCCGTGGCAGTACGTTACGCCGCGAAGCGATGAAAAAACGCGCCCGTCTCGGGAAAAACCTTTATATTAAATCAACGGAAGACTTTTTGACGGCAACCGGCGTCTATGCTCCGCCACGGGCCATCGTCAGTGTCACCGCTTATATCACGAACGAAGCCGGAGAAGTCCTGCTCGTCCGTAATCTCCATCGTGGTGACACGTATGAAATGCCGGGTGGTCAGGTCGAGAATCACGAATCGATTCTCGACGCCATCCACCGGGAAGTCAAAGAAGAAACCGGAGCGGATGTCACGATTGAAGGCATTACCGGTATTTATCAAAACGTCTCAAGTCACGTTCTTTGTGTCGCCTTCCGCGGCACCTATACCGGCGGAGAACTCCGTCCGCAAGAAGGTGAAACAGCAGAAGTCGGTTTCTTCGACTTGAACCGCGAGAACATCGAAACGTATATCAAACGGGAACATTTCCAGTTGCGGACGCTTGATGCGATGGATCCGCATTACTTCCCGCATGCCCTTTATAAAGTCCGTCCTTATGAATTGATCAGCCGTTATGACGGTAATGCACCGTCAGCTTTGTCCGGTCAAAATTAA
- a CDS encoding copper resistance CopC family protein, which translates to MKIKWFVLFILVLFVVQPFSVSAHTSLKNSNPSEGEVIQGDLEKIRLNFDTAIEKTSTVELKTAQGDVVPLEKPLIIGNEWSAAVQQKLESGTYLIRWKLISEDGHPVEGTIRFDLKETVSSTDPADDQDVEPAAPEPQQASIVPTESAETVEPGLFPTFLPWLVTVLVLAIVITLFLLRRQKRP; encoded by the coding sequence ATGAAGATCAAATGGTTTGTGCTGTTTATTCTGGTCTTGTTCGTCGTTCAGCCGTTTTCAGTCTCAGCTCACACGAGTCTAAAGAATTCAAATCCGTCAGAAGGTGAAGTCATACAAGGCGACTTGGAAAAAATTCGTTTGAATTTCGATACAGCGATTGAAAAAACCAGTACGGTCGAATTGAAAACAGCTCAAGGTGACGTGGTTCCGCTTGAGAAGCCCCTGATCATCGGCAATGAATGGAGTGCAGCCGTTCAACAAAAACTCGAAAGCGGAACCTATCTCATTCGCTGGAAATTGATTTCAGAAGACGGACACCCGGTCGAAGGAACGATTCGATTCGACTTGAAAGAAACGGTTTCTTCGACCGATCCTGCTGACGATCAAGACGTCGAGCCGGCGGCGCCGGAACCGCAACAGGCGAGCATCGTTCCGACCGAATCAGCAGAAACCGTCGAACCGGGACTGTTCCCGACCTTCTTACCCTGGCTTGTGACTGTCCTTGTACTTGCGATTGTCATCACGCTGTTCCTACTCCGTCGCCAAAAACGACCATGA
- a CDS encoding methyl-accepting chemotaxis protein — translation MVSPLERLSTKILSRLIPVLITVAHPLIFIFAQIGYVPMSVFYQFLAGGLLLTIALLAGNQFFGEKPSGKYIQIVLTYLVLALVLVTLPSQSIWTIAYLYLTISIVYLIPHLVVLAGVLGLFELVLFTLLGTIVFTNTFDMIVAFVIYLMVFSAATFVAVFGRNVMREVKRQQEKAEHYAETSQLTLRQSAATATDVTTFTEEMSETVDTAKASFEKIDQAMQMLADNSSKNAQSVRQIKQMNTDNVELMTDVATAVDRALALSSSSKVTAEQSQATISEAGESLQQLTESMDESVTAFGQLAGRFKEIVSITSSINAIATQTNLLSLNASIEAARAGEFGKGFTVVAQEIRNLSAQTAAASTEINQIIERVDRDVMQTGNSIDASTNLLREQEARMQRSQTALQTIATDSNDSVQAISGAQQQFATITNSLSNIAEATGQLDAFMDLLLTSSDQLSGLTRSQVEQIGDLQQAIHTLNETALTLQQTAHA, via the coding sequence ATGGTCTCACCGCTTGAACGATTGAGTACAAAAATACTCTCTCGTCTGATTCCTGTATTGATCACAGTTGCCCATCCCTTGATTTTTATTTTTGCTCAAATCGGCTATGTCCCGATGAGCGTCTTTTACCAATTTTTAGCCGGCGGACTGTTATTAACAATCGCGTTGCTTGCCGGAAATCAGTTTTTTGGTGAAAAGCCAAGTGGGAAATACATTCAAATCGTCTTGACGTACCTTGTCCTTGCACTGGTGCTCGTCACCTTACCGTCCCAAAGCATCTGGACGATTGCCTATCTCTATCTGACGATCTCGATTGTCTATCTCATCCCGCACCTGGTCGTGCTCGCAGGTGTCCTCGGATTGTTTGAACTGGTTCTCTTTACGCTGCTCGGAACCATCGTGTTTACGAACACGTTTGACATGATCGTCGCTTTCGTTATCTACTTGATGGTCTTTTCGGCAGCGACGTTCGTCGCCGTATTTGGGCGAAACGTCATGCGGGAAGTGAAACGTCAACAAGAAAAAGCGGAACATTACGCGGAGACGTCTCAACTGACGCTTCGTCAGTCAGCGGCGACCGCAACGGATGTCACGACGTTCACGGAAGAGATGAGTGAAACGGTCGATACGGCAAAAGCCTCGTTCGAGAAAATTGATCAGGCGATGCAGATGCTGGCTGATAATTCTTCGAAAAATGCCCAATCCGTCCGACAGATTAAACAGATGAACACTGATAACGTCGAGTTGATGACGGATGTCGCGACAGCCGTCGACCGGGCACTTGCCCTCAGTTCGTCATCAAAAGTCACGGCCGAGCAAAGCCAGGCTACGATCAGCGAGGCCGGCGAGTCGTTACAGCAATTAACCGAAAGTATGGATGAATCGGTCACCGCCTTTGGACAGCTCGCCGGACGCTTCAAAGAGATCGTCAGCATCACCTCGAGCATCAATGCGATTGCGACACAAACCAATCTATTGAGCTTAAATGCCTCAATCGAAGCGGCACGTGCCGGTGAATTCGGTAAAGGGTTCACCGTCGTCGCCCAGGAAATCCGGAATTTGTCCGCGCAGACGGCAGCGGCTTCGACGGAAATCAATCAGATCATCGAACGGGTTGATCGTGATGTCATGCAGACCGGTAATTCGATTGATGCCAGCACCAACTTACTGCGGGAGCAGGAAGCGCGGATGCAACGGAGTCAAACCGCGTTGCAGACGATTGCGACTGATTCGAACGATTCCGTTCAGGCAATCAGCGGTGCGCAGCAACAATTCGCGACGATTACAAATAGTCTCTCGAATATCGCAGAGGCTACCGGACAACTCGACGCCTTCATGGATCTGTTACTGACGAGCAGTGATCAACTGTCCGGTCTGACGCGTTCGCAAGTCGAACAAATTGGTGATTTACAGCAAGCGATTCATACACTAAACGAGACCGCATTAACCCTTCAACAGACGGCCCATGCCTGA
- a CDS encoding copper resistance D family protein — protein MSGIVSELLIYIGGALWVGRLLLLFISEDKKPAVGKLDGLACAALVSIVAGAGLPLWRVYSYFQQEMDLSFREALRVSLFEVRIGQYFLMVYFSALMALIIVFMKRILLIKRWLLLGVTIPLFLGISGTSHAASKHGLLGLVLQTSHFSLMALWVGVVFVIGWCARDSNHWLSFLRWFSPFAQLTFLGVIVTGFFLMRQSVPLSEYRNAWNVPYGQALLWKHLLLIPVLGYAFINGTLVKRQLQKESAFDPRRGLRFESLILCCVFLATAALSNLEPADLQTLGAVKPILWSNIVLLLTGGGSIGLLLLTYQKRLPFLLGSLFCLLGVSLLYIGLVYTL, from the coding sequence ATGAGTGGCATCGTCAGTGAACTGCTCATCTATATCGGTGGGGCACTTTGGGTAGGGCGGCTGTTGCTTTTGTTTATTTCAGAAGATAAAAAACCGGCAGTCGGTAAATTGGATGGTCTTGCGTGTGCAGCACTCGTCAGCATCGTTGCAGGAGCCGGCCTTCCATTATGGCGTGTATATTCTTATTTTCAGCAGGAGATGGACTTATCCTTCCGTGAAGCGTTACGGGTGAGTCTGTTTGAAGTACGAATCGGGCAGTATTTTTTGATGGTGTATTTTTCAGCACTGATGGCACTCATCATCGTATTCATGAAACGAATCCTGCTCATCAAACGGTGGTTGCTGCTTGGTGTGACAATCCCGCTGTTTCTTGGAATTTCCGGAACCAGTCACGCCGCATCGAAGCATGGCCTGCTGGGGCTTGTGTTACAGACCAGTCATTTTAGCCTGATGGCGTTGTGGGTTGGAGTCGTATTCGTCATCGGTTGGTGTGCCCGGGACTCTAACCACTGGTTGTCGTTTTTACGCTGGTTCAGTCCGTTCGCCCAATTGACGTTTTTAGGGGTCATCGTGACCGGCTTCTTCCTGATGCGTCAAAGTGTTCCGTTAAGCGAGTACCGCAATGCCTGGAACGTTCCGTACGGACAGGCCTTATTATGGAAACACTTATTGCTGATTCCGGTACTTGGTTATGCGTTCATCAACGGGACACTCGTTAAACGGCAGTTACAGAAGGAATCGGCCTTTGATCCGCGGCGTGGTCTGCGCTTTGAGAGTCTGATCCTCTGTTGTGTGTTTCTTGCGACAGCAGCACTCAGTAATCTGGAACCGGCGGATTTGCAAACTCTTGGAGCAGTCAAGCCGATTCTTTGGTCGAACATCGTTCTCCTCTTAACAGGTGGTGGCAGTATCGGATTATTGCTGTTGACCTATCAAAAACGCCTGCCGTTTTTGCTCGGCAGTCTGTTCTGTCTCCTTGGCGTCAGCCTGCTCTACATCGGACTCGTGTATACGCTCTAA
- a CDS encoding NADP-dependent oxidoreductase — translation MKAAYIEQYGGSEQFKVGELDRPIVGADDILIAVHAASVNPVDWKLREGYLKEMLSYDMPLVIGWDVSGVIEEVGENVTDLKVGDEVFSRPDIARQGTYAEYVAVDAHLVVKKPEALTFEEAASLPLVAHTAWQVMFEVMDAKAGDKIFIGAGSGGVGTVAIQLAKAHGLHVITSTSTKNVDWVKALGADEVIDYKQEDPAETVRDLDFVFDTMGGDGQAKLYQMLKPNGMLVSISTPPDEDQAKEAQARVAYVFMQPTGERLQHIAQAVERGELKPVVDRIFDLDQIKEAHDYGEEGHAKGKIVIKVK, via the coding sequence ATGAAAGCAGCCTATATTGAACAGTACGGTGGATCGGAACAATTTAAAGTGGGGGAACTGGATCGTCCGATCGTCGGAGCAGATGACATATTGATTGCGGTGCATGCAGCAAGTGTTAATCCCGTTGATTGGAAGTTGCGTGAAGGGTACTTAAAAGAAATGCTCAGTTACGATATGCCGCTCGTCATTGGTTGGGATGTCTCCGGTGTCATCGAAGAAGTCGGAGAGAACGTGACAGACTTGAAGGTCGGTGATGAAGTGTTCAGCCGTCCGGATATTGCCCGTCAAGGGACTTATGCGGAATATGTCGCCGTCGACGCCCATCTTGTCGTCAAGAAACCGGAAGCGTTGACGTTTGAGGAGGCAGCATCACTGCCGCTCGTCGCCCACACGGCATGGCAGGTCATGTTTGAAGTGATGGACGCGAAAGCAGGGGATAAAATCTTTATCGGTGCCGGTTCAGGCGGTGTCGGAACGGTTGCGATTCAGCTTGCGAAAGCACACGGTTTACACGTCATCACGTCGACGAGTACGAAAAACGTCGATTGGGTCAAAGCGCTCGGAGCAGACGAAGTCATCGACTATAAACAGGAAGATCCGGCAGAAACTGTCCGTGATCTCGATTTTGTGTTTGATACGATGGGCGGCGATGGACAAGCAAAGCTGTACCAGATGCTTAAACCAAACGGAATGCTCGTCTCGATTTCAACACCACCGGACGAAGATCAGGCGAAGGAAGCACAGGCACGCGTCGCCTATGTCTTCATGCAGCCGACAGGCGAGCGGCTGCAACATATCGCCCAAGCAGTGGAACGGGGAGAGTTGAAACCGGTTGTCGACCGTATCTTTGATTTGGATCAAATCAAAGAAGCACATGACTACGGAGAAGAAGGTCATGCGAAAGGGAAAATCGTCATTAAAGTGAAGTGA
- a CDS encoding nucleotidyltransferase domain-containing protein produces the protein MHQLHAIEQLVARLRQDPAVEAIFLKGSFGRGEEDVYSDIDLYCLVSEDRMAKFLTRRLTHLSVYRPIIWKDDIFIVAPQLIVVYDDLLHVDLFTVTRESLNHSDTIRVLYDPKRQLDAYVETSSLALGTQEAADEAIDSVWFLFQYHKAAGRGNGLWAVEMLRSALIKFAKVLLHRYVPDRAQLGLKTVPDYLPESPRLRLEAIYNVLVPATHIEAARLYREFLQEERPHLQQMLINQPDTLQLLDRLLASEQVY, from the coding sequence ATGCATCAACTTCATGCGATTGAACAGTTAGTAGCACGTTTACGGCAAGATCCGGCTGTCGAAGCGATTTTTTTGAAAGGTTCATTTGGACGCGGAGAAGAAGATGTCTATTCGGATATCGATCTCTATTGTCTTGTGTCAGAAGACAGAATGGCTAAATTTTTAACCCGTCGACTGACGCACCTGTCTGTCTATCGTCCGATCATCTGGAAAGACGACATCTTCATTGTCGCACCGCAACTGATTGTCGTGTACGATGATCTCCTGCATGTCGACCTGTTTACGGTGACCCGCGAATCGTTGAATCATTCCGATACGATTCGTGTCTTGTATGACCCGAAAAGACAACTCGATGCGTACGTCGAGACTTCTTCTTTGGCACTCGGGACACAAGAAGCTGCGGATGAAGCGATTGATTCCGTCTGGTTTCTGTTCCAGTATCATAAAGCAGCCGGTCGCGGGAATGGATTATGGGCGGTCGAGATGTTACGGAGTGCACTGATCAAATTTGCCAAAGTCCTGTTGCACCGGTATGTTCCTGACCGGGCGCAACTCGGTTTAAAAACGGTTCCTGACTATTTACCGGAATCTCCACGTCTGCGTCTTGAAGCGATTTATAACGTCCTCGTCCCGGCAACGCATATCGAAGCGGCACGTCTCTACCGGGAATTCTTACAGGAAGAACGGCCGCACTTGCAACAGATGCTGATTAATCAACCGGACACGTTACAGTTACTCGACCGACTGTTGGCATCCGAACAAGTCTATTGA
- a CDS encoding winged helix-turn-helix transcriptional regulator yields the protein MEETPSCRVETALEILTGKWKPSILLELITHDTLRFSELKRNLPNITQKMLTAQLRELELNDIVHREIYQVVPPRVEYSLTDYGKTLIPVLNAINAWGEKHVEHLAQKDMLQDTTPTLASSTSDSF from the coding sequence ATGGAAGAGACACCAAGCTGCCGCGTCGAGACGGCACTCGAAATTCTGACCGGGAAATGGAAACCCTCGATTTTGCTCGAACTGATCACCCATGACACGCTCCGATTCAGTGAACTGAAACGGAATCTCCCGAACATCACGCAAAAAATGCTGACAGCCCAGCTCCGGGAACTCGAGCTGAACGATATCGTCCACCGCGAAATTTATCAGGTGGTCCCGCCGCGTGTTGAATATTCGCTGACGGATTACGGAAAAACGTTGATTCCTGTTCTGAACGCTATCAATGCCTGGGGCGAAAAACACGTAGAACATTTGGCGCAGAAAGATATGCTTCAAGATACGACACCAACACTTGCTTCTAGTACGAGCGATTCATTTTAA